The nucleotide sequence ACAGGAGGAGAAACTCACCCACTGGCATCAACAATCTCTCTCGAAATCTTCATCTTTTTGGTTGTCCCTTTATACAAGTCTTCGAGGCTGCACGGCAACCGGTTCTCAATTGGTGCTGCCTTCCGAGGCTGCTGATAATTCATCGACGCGCCCTCCCCGGCGCCAAAGGCCGACCCGAAGATGTCATCCCCGAACATCCCGCCCATCCCGCCAGGGAACCTCGATCCGCCCCTCGTGCCCATGCCGCCCATGCCGCTCATGCCGCTCATGCCGCTCATGCCGCTCATGCCGCCCATGCCACCGAACGGGCTGGAGAACCCGAAGAACTCCGCGAATATGTCATCGGCGCTCCTGGGGTTGAACCTGAACGACGTTGGCCCGTCGCCGCCGCTGCCAAATCCACCGGCGCCCGGCGGCGGGACCTGCCCCTTAAGCCCCTCCTCGCCGTACTGGTCATAGATGACGCGCTTCTGGGAATCGCTCAGGACCTACAGATAATAGATCGACGGATCAACAAGATTATTTCTTTGAATTAGAGATGGAATCGACAGAGGGGGTAGAGGAGATCGTACCTCATAGGCCTCGGAGATCTGCTTGAACTTGGCCTCCGCTTCCTTCTTGTTGTTGGGGTTCTTGTCGGGGTGCCATTTCATGGCGAGCTTGCGGTAGGCCTTCTTGAGGTCGTCGTCCTTGGCGCTCTTGTCCACGCCCAGGACCCTGTAGTAGTCCACCCCCATCTCCTCCCCGTCGCCTCCCTGCCTTCTCCTCTTGCTCTGATGATGATCGGGGTGAGGAGCGTGCgtgcttctcctcttcctccctcctgAATCTTCCACTTTGGCACTCCTCGCTGCTTCCTTCTCCCTCGTGGCTGCAATCCTCGGTGTGCGGAATTGATGGAAATGGGAACGGATGGCGTGGCCCGGTCGAAGCGTCGCGAACAGATCCAGCACCGGAAGGCTGTGGAAGATTCCAGAAGCACCGTACCCAATTTACGCCCGGCCCAAATGACGTGCTTGATTCCAACGGGTCGGATCTTTTCAGATATCCAAACCTGTCCAACCCGCTTAGATCAGATAAATATAAATACTTCAGTGGGATTTGGATATCGAACTAATTGGATCTAGATATTTAGGACTTGATCCAACCCGTTAGCACCCAATGAGGCTATATACCATCACTTGCCCTCCTCTATTGTTCATGTTGTCCTTCCCATTTATGATTTCGTCTTTCACCAACTGTTCTTATCTTTAACCTATACATTATGATATTGTATTTTTTACCATCACATGATAGATTCAATTATTTTCTCCTCCGTTGATCATTTGATAAAGCACATGAGTTTATttctaataaaagaaaaatatgaaGTTTTTGCAATTTTTCCTAAGCTCAAAATAATAGTTAAAAAATTCTTTCAATCATTCATTATTTCCTTTTATttgataataatttaaaattctaaATTATTATCAATGATTAAAAGAATTGTTGTATTGTGCAAATTGATCTCACTCTTCTTTCTTAGGACATTCATTTTGGTCTTATGTATTCCTCACAATCAACTATTTTATTAATCACAAGTTCACTCTCATTCTCaatataatttcataatttaaaaaaatagtaGGATCTACTATtaattatgataaattatgtaTCGTTCGATTTGTCTATATTATCATATGTCGATAATAAATTAGAAATTTGATCAAAACtatatttttcttagatattcttTTAATTAAGgtacttaaatattttaattaattaattaatattattttttttaatcatattgattttatataatcaatttttttttacaaatcatTAATTGGATTCAACAAATTTATGAGCCACCTTATATCACTGTTACAGTTCATGCAGAAAAAATAACTCTATATTCCAAGTCTTTAATAACatcattaaaattaataatttttccaTTTAAATCCCACTAATTTCAACTCCCCTTTAAACCCAACCCCAACACAAATTAATTTGTCCgtaactataaaaaaaattaataatatgagtAGTtactttattaatatatatatatatatatatatatatatatatatatattgatattaagGGTTTTTATTGTCTAATATGACAATTTTATCTTGATTATGTAATTGagtgtaaaaaaaattattttcataatgtAAAACCATAAAATTTCGTCCAACTCACCTCAGAtgttaaaaataaaatgatataaatatttcattctatttattttttttaaaatatataatttgataGAAGATGAACCGATTCGATTCATGTCGATTTATCATTCGGTGAATTTATTTTGAGTATTTGAGGAGATTGAGATGTTGTCGTATAAATTCttaaatttgatataaaaattaattattaaaaatatcagTTAGTTTAACTGATAaaagattataatattttatttcatcGTAATGTTTTTGTCTCGAAACCTTTCTTCCTAAATAAATTGGTCCATATTTACTTTGTGTATATATTTCATGTGCAATATATTAATAACAATTAAACGCCATCGTTCACTTCGAGAGTTGATCGCCCCTTTGCTTCGATCCTTTCTGAAACCAAACCCTAGACTCCATCCCTCGCTCCGTAACCTCTTGTCCTCTCCTTCGATCGCAACTGCGGGCGGAACCCTAATCTTGTTCTGTTGCTCCTGTAACCCTAGGCCGAAGATGGCCTCGTTGTTCAAGGTCGCTGGATTTGGAGTTCTGCCGTGATTCGTGTAGCTACCTTTTTCCTATTTGTTTTTCGGAGCTGCTTGATTGACCTGCACCCCATTTTGCTCGTCCGCAGGACCCAGCCAAGCTGTCGGTGTACAGGGACAAGAGGTTCCGGGGCAACCAGGAGGAGTACGAGCGCGCGCTGCAGGCCTCCACGACGGTTTACATCGGCAACATGTCCTTCTACACCACCGAGGAGCAGGTGTACGAGCTCTTCACCCGGGCGGGAGAGATCAAGAAGATTATCATGGGGCTGGAAAAGAATACCAAGACCCCCTGCGGTTTCTGCTTCGTCTTGTAAGATGTTTCCTCTCATTTATGTTCGAAGCGTCCCAAGGATTGACTTTTAAGCATAGGATTAGACCCTAGGTTGTTGCTCCATGGAGGTTTTTCTCCCAAGATGGCAACTTTTCGTCTTTAATTTAGCATTTGATGTTTTCGCAAATGCTGAACCTGTTTTTACCGGAGTTGATAAATGTTCTAGTATCAGGTATTTTGGCGACCAAGTACCCAGATGGTAAGGTCACTGCTATTGGCATAAAACTAACATTGTGATTAGACGATGGAAACCCATAATCTTTATGGATATTAGTGATAAATTTGTCATGGTATAGCCAGCCACATTATTGATATTTGGATCTGCACTATTTGGAAACCCTTCCTAGTTTAATTTATTTTGTCTTTGAACTGTTCAACGTTTGTTTAGTTTTTCGTTATTGGCTAGTAGCCATTGGATGTTCAAGTGGCTTTGCCGAAATTTTCCTTTTATTTGGCCCCTCTGGAAAAATTTTATTTGGCCCCCTTTGAAAATCGAACCTACCAATTGCTAACAGGCGTTTAAGTTGAAAGCATCTTTGTTGTTCTACATGAGTTCCCTTTCTGTAAATTGAGACCCATCAAGCTCCATGTCAGATCAGGAGCCACTGTATATTCTACTGTTTCTCTGTCCCTTTCTTGTTTTTTCATTTGCCTCTATGATTTGGGTTCATTACCTCCTTATTGGTGAATTGTGTGCAACTGTGGTTTTCCATGGACATGTCTAAACCACACTATCTATTTCCAGCATACCATTAGTGTAAAGTTGGAAGAGTCAAACCGGTTCATCATAGATTGGtctatcataaaaattacttCAAGCTATTTGATGGATTGGCTTTGTTCATGTAGAAATtgccactaattttttttttgcttgttcaATCTGCTAGCAGATGAAAATATTAGAAAGAGAAAAGTCAGTTCTTAGTTAAATAAGGTTCTTAATGTAAAAAAGAAAATGAGATGTATATTAAAATAATGATATTATTGTCCAGTTTTAATCAATAGATATGAATCTAGATATGGATATGAAACAATTACTTTTCTGTAATTGAATATGTTTAAAACAAAGTTAGATATGAATTAGATGCATTACAGTAACGAATTGATGTAATTCTATTTTTTTAGCTTTACAAACATTTTGCACAGAAAAAGCAAGATCACTCATTTTCTATCTTAAACACATTGGTTAAGGTCCCTGAATGACAAGAACCACTTTCTGAAAGTATTTTATTTCTAAATTGTCTTAGCATTACCAGAAGATATATCTATAAGATATGCTCCATTTTGTTATCGTCATCTGCAGGAATTTCTTGGCTTTCTTTTTTCCTTATTGTCCATGTTTGCTCTTGGGCTTCTGCAGTTATTGTCGAAGTTATTTGCCAATGTGTGAATACAAAGAAGTGTAAGCTTATTATAAGCTTCTTGAATTAGGATATTTTTTTGATTTGTTCATGATTAGTTctatgattttgatgctttataTTTGTTTCCTTTGCTAGGGAAACACAATGGCATTTAACAAACATTTCTATTCTGTCTAATAGCTACAGTCTGTAACAATAAGAGTTCTTCCTTAGGTACTATTCTAGGGAGGAC is from Musa acuminata AAA Group cultivar baxijiao chromosome BXJ3-8, Cavendish_Baxijiao_AAA, whole genome shotgun sequence and encodes:
- the LOC103994704 gene encoding uncharacterized protein LOC103994704, with product MGVDYYRVLGVDKSAKDDDLKKAYRKLAMKWHPDKNPNNKKEAEAKFKQISEAYEVLSDSQKRVIYDQYGEEGLKGQVPPPGAGGFGSGGDGPTSFRFNPRSADDIFAEFFGFSSPFGGMGGMSGMSGMSGMSGMGGMGTRGGSRFPGGMGGMFGDDIFGSAFGAGEGASMNYQQPRKAAPIENRLPCSLEDLYKGTTKKMKISREIVDASGKIMTVEEILTIDIKPGWKKGTKITFPEKGNESPNVIPADIVFIIDEKPHDVFTREGNDLIVTQKISLVEALTGYTVHLTTLDGRSLTIPINSVIHPGYEEVVSREGMPIPKDPSRKGNLRIKFDIRFPSRLTSEQKVGIKRLLAP